From one Paenibacillus sp. FSL K6-1330 genomic stretch:
- a CDS encoding carboxymuconolactone decarboxylase family protein codes for MEMSNDKVSAYKNEILNLKQSMPEMAEAYHQFTGVCFQDGELDERTKQLIALGIGLFANNELCTFYHMEEARAKGASDAQIMEAVAVASAASAGHALSQGLTRVQHNLH; via the coding sequence ATGGAAATGTCCAATGACAAGGTCTCGGCTTATAAGAATGAAATTCTGAATTTGAAGCAGAGCATGCCGGAGATGGCAGAGGCGTATCATCAGTTCACCGGCGTTTGCTTTCAGGATGGCGAGCTGGATGAGCGAACGAAGCAGCTGATCGCGCTCGGGATCGGACTGTTTGCCAATAACGAGCTGTGCACCTTCTATCATATGGAGGAAGCCCGTGCGAAGGGAGCCTCGGATGCACAGATAATGGAGGCTGTAGCCGTGGCGTCTGCCGCCAGTGCGGGACATGCTCTCTCGCAGGGACTGACCCGCGTGCAGCATAATCTTCATTGA